The Pseudomonas chlororaphis subsp. piscium genome contains the following window.
GTTTTTGTTTGTGGCGTTTGCTTGGGTGCGCTTGTATCTGCTTGGGTGTTATCGCGGGCAAGCCTCGCTCCTACAGAAGCATGAGGTTGCCCGCGATAGCGTCCTGTCAGGCGCCATCGGCTACCGCTGCTTGTGCACTGCGCAGTTCGTGGCGATTGCCGCGGAACAGCACCAGGGTTGCGATCAGGCCCAGCACCGCCGCGCCGCTGAGCCAGATGCCCGGCGCCGCCTTGTTGTCCAGCACATGGATCAGGTAGGTGCAGGCCGCCGGCGTGAAGCCGCCAAAGGTGGCGGTCGCCAGGCTGTAGGCCAGGGAGAAACCGGTGGTGCGTACTTCAACCGGCATGATCTCGGTGAGGGCCACCACCATGGCGCCGTTGTAAGAGCCATAGAGGAAGGACAGCCACAGCTCGACGATCAACAGGTGACTGAAGCTCGGGTTGGCCGCCAGCCAGGACAGTGCCGGGTAAGCCGTCAGGATCGCCAGGACGGTCGCCGCCAGCAGCAGCGGCTTGCGCCCGACCTTGTCCGAGACGGCGCCCATCACCGGCAGCCAGAAGAAGTTCGACAGGCCGATGCACACGGTGACCAGCAGAGCGTCCAGGTCCGACAGCTGTAGTTCGGCCTTGCCGAAGGTCGGGGTGTAGGCGGTGATCAGGTAGAAGGACACGGTGGTCATCACCACCAGCGCCATGCCGGCCAGGACGATGCCGAAGTTCTGGCCGATGGAGCGGATGATTTCCTGCAGGGTAGGGCGGTGTTTGCGTGCCTGGAACTCTGGGGTTTCTTCCAGCGAGCGACGGATCATGAAGATCGCCGGCACTATCATGCAGCCCACCAGGAACGGCACGCGCCAGCCCCAGTCGCCCATTTGCTCCGGGCTCAGCCAGTGGTTCAGGCCCACGCCCAGCAGGCCGGCGAAGACCACGGCGGCCTGTTGGCTTGCCGATTGCCAGCTGACGAAGAAGCCTTTGCGGCCCGGGGTGGAGATTTCCGCCAGGTAAACCGAGACGCCCCCTAGCTCCACCCCGGCAGAGAAGCCCTGCAACAAGCGGCCGAGCAGCACCAGCAACGGCGCGGCGACGCCGAGGGTGGCATAACCCGGGACGCAGGCGATCAGCACGGTGCCCGCTGCCATGAGCAGCAGGGTGATGATCAGGCCCCGGCGCCGACCATGGCGGTCGATATAGGCGCCGAGAAAGATCGCGCCCAGAGGGCGCATCAGGAAGCCGGCGCCGAAGGTCGCCAGCGACAGCATCAATGACGCGAAAGCACTGTCGGCAGGGAAGAAGGTCTTGGCGATGGCCGTGGCGTAGAAGCCGTAGACCATGAAGTCGAACATCTCCAGAAAGTTGCCGCTGACAACGCGAAAGATCGCCTTGCCTTTGCCCGTGGTCGTGGACATTTTATTCACTCACTTTGGCTATTTTGTTAGCGATCCCTGGTCGTTATCCGTCCTGGTTGCACGGTCTGGGACGGCTAAGCCGCGGGCCAGACAGTTTGTAACAATATGTGTATGGATCTGCCGAGGCAACAAAAACTCTTAGCTTGCTTGCTAAGTAGATGGAAGGCTTGGGATTTATTGCCAGTCAACTCGCCGAATAAACCCGCAGGAGCGAGCTCGCGATGGGCAGGGTTAGACCTGCATCAAATCCGCGGTGGCTGCCGCATAATGGCCCGCCCTGGTCGGACGAAGCCGAGGGGGAAATCGATTGTCGGGAGGCGAAGCTTTGCTGGGTGGATCTTGGGTTCGAGGGTGGCTTCCTGTTGTCTTGGTCATGGCCCTGGCTGGATGTGATCGGGGCGATTCGCTGGAAAGTTTCGGCGGCCCGACCATGGGCAGCACCTACTCGATCAAGTACGTGAGGCGGGCAGGCCAGGCCGCGCCGAGCGAGGTGCAGACCCAGGTCGAGCAGATACTCGCGGAGGTCGACCGGCAGATGTCGACCTATCGCAGCGACTCGGACATCGAACGT
Protein-coding sequences here:
- a CDS encoding MFS transporter; the encoded protein is MSTTTGKGKAIFRVVSGNFLEMFDFMVYGFYATAIAKTFFPADSAFASLMLSLATFGAGFLMRPLGAIFLGAYIDRHGRRRGLIITLLLMAAGTVLIACVPGYATLGVAAPLLVLLGRLLQGFSAGVELGGVSVYLAEISTPGRKGFFVSWQSASQQAAVVFAGLLGVGLNHWLSPEQMGDWGWRVPFLVGCMIVPAIFMIRRSLEETPEFQARKHRPTLQEIIRSIGQNFGIVLAGMALVVMTTVSFYLITAYTPTFGKAELQLSDLDALLVTVCIGLSNFFWLPVMGAVSDKVGRKPLLLAATVLAILTAYPALSWLAANPSFSHLLIVELWLSFLYGSYNGAMVVALTEIMPVEVRTTGFSLAYSLATATFGGFTPAACTYLIHVLDNKAAPGIWLSGAAVLGLIATLVLFRGNRHELRSAQAAVADGA